The proteins below are encoded in one region of Apium graveolens cultivar Ventura chromosome 4, ASM990537v1, whole genome shotgun sequence:
- the LOC141717973 gene encoding kinesin-like protein NACK1 encodes MTVRNPGTPVSKIDRTPASTPGGSKHREDKIVVTVRLRPLNRREESTKDQVAWECIDEHTIVYQPSYHERVAQSSSFTFDKVFGPASYTENVYEDGVKNVALSALMGINATIFAYGQTSSGKTYTMRGITEKAVYDIYKHIVNTPERDFRIRISGLEIYNENVRDLLNSDSGRNLKLLDDPEKGTVVEKLVEETASDDQHLKSLISICEAQRQVGETALNDTSSRSHQIIRLTIESTLRENSDCVRSYVASLNFVDLAGSERASQTNSDGVRLREGCHINLSLMTLTTVIRKLSVGKRSGHIPYRDSKLTRILQHSLGGNARTAIICTLSPASSHVEQSRNTLFFATRAKEVTNNAQVNMVISDKQLIKHLQKEVARLEVEAARTPDPLSEKDYKIQQMEKEIEELRIQRDLAHSLVDELRRKLQEPQVFQPTEARSPIFKKCLSFSGGLSPNLIGKEPGHLEKTRNTMGRQTLRQSSTAPFTLMHEIKKLEHLQEQLGQEANRALEVLQKEVACHRQGNQDAAETIAKLQAEIRDMCAVRTAPKEVEVESGITVNKSISANLKEEITRLHSQGSNIAELEEQLENVQKSIDKLVMSLPSNAEQACNAETSLKTKNHSKKKKLLPLSLNNTANRQNFIKSPCSPLSSTRQVFGSETENRAPENDDNCSNEISLVSEKDAPLKSEDTSPPSSLKSEDGGDVSSKEATPYRRTSSVNMKKMQKMFQNAAEENVRSIRQYVTELKERVAKLQYQKQLLVCQVLELEANEAAGYDLENDETMTPQVQVESPISWTATFREQRQQIIELWDVCFVSIIHRTQFYLLFKGDPSDQIYLEVELRRLNWLQQHLAEIGNATPAHTGDEPTISISSSLKALRREREFLAKRLSALLSMEEREALYIKWEVPLEGKQRRMQFINKLWTNPHDSKNVQESADIVANLVGLRQSGNLSKEMFELNFVLPTDKRPWIMGWSNPISNLLHL; translated from the exons ATGACCGTTAGAAACCCTGGTACACCAGTTTCAAAAATAGATAGGACCCCTGCATCCACCCCGGGAGGGAGTAAACATAGGGAAGATAAAATAGTGGTCACGGTTAGGTTGAGACCATTGAATAGAAGAGAGGAATCTACGAAAGATCAGGTGGCATGGGAATGCATTGATGAACACACTATTGTGTACCAACCATCGTATCATGAGCGTGTTGCTCAGTCGTCTTCATTCACATTCG ATAAAGTGTTTGGTCCTGCTTCTTATACCGAAAATGTGTATGAAGATGGAGTGAAGAACGTCGCTTTGTCTGCTTTAATGGGAATTAATG CAACTATATTTGCATATGGTCAAACTAGCAGTGGAAAGACGTACACAATGAGAGGGATCACTGAGAAGGCTGTTTATGACATTTACAAGCATATAGTTAAT ACTCCGGAAAGAGATTTTCGAATAAGAATTTCAGGGCTTGAAATCTATAATGAAAATGTCAGGGACTTGCTGAATTCTGATTCTGGGCGTAATCTAAAGCTTCTAGATGATCCAGAG AAAGGAACTGTGGTTGAGAAATTGGTAGAGGAAACAGCAAGTGATGACCAACATTTAAAAAGTTTGATCAGTATTTGTGAGG CACAAAGGCAAGTAGGGGAAACTGCCCTAAATGATACTAGCTCAAGATCTCACCAGATAATAAGGCTG ACAATCGAAAGCACACTCCGTGAAAATTCAGACTGTGTGAGATCTTATGTTGCTAGCTTG AACTTTGTAGATTTAGCTGGAAGTGAAAGAGCTTCACAGACAAATTCAGACGGGGTTAGGCTCAGAGAAGGATGCCATATTAATCTCAGTTTAATGACTCTTACAACTGTAATCAGGAAACTCAG TGTTGGAAAAAGAAGCGGTCATATTCCATATCGAGACTCAAAGCTCACACGCATATTACAGCACTCACTTGGAGGTAATGCACGCACTGCCATCATATGCACATTAAGTCCTGCGTCTAGCCATGTGGAGCAATCCCGGAATACACTCTTCTTTGCTACTCGAGCCAAGGAAGTGACGAATAATGCTCAAGTAAACATG GTTATATCTGACAAACAGCTGATTAAGCATTTACAGAAGGAAGTAGCTAGGCTAGAAGTAGAAGCAGCACGAACACCAGATCCACTAAGTGAAAAAGATTACAAAATTCAGCAG ATGGAGAAAGAAATTGAGGAACTGAGGATTCAAAGAGATCTTGCACATTCTCTGGTTGATGAGCTGAGGCGAAAACTTCAAGAACCACAG GTTTTTCAGCCGACTGAGGCCCGCAGtccaatttttaaaaaatgtCTCTCATTTTCCGGGGGATTATCACCAAACCTTATTGGCAAAGAGCCAGGTCATCTGGAAAAGACAAGAAATACAATGGGAAGACAGACATTGAGGCAGTCCTCTACTGCTCCTTTCACACTTATGCATGAGATCAAAAAGCTTGAACACCTCCAGGAACAGCTTGGTCAGGAAGCAAATCGAGCTCTGGAAGTATTGCAGAAAGAGGTTGCTTGCCATAGACAAGGTAACCAGGATGCTGCAGAGACGATTGCTAAGCTACAAGCAGAAATAAGAGATATGTGTGCAGTTCGAACAGCTCCTAAAGAAGTTGAAGTGGAAAGTGGTATTACTGTTAACAAAAGTATCAGTGCCAACCTAAAAGAAGAAATAACCAGACTTCACTCACAAGGAAGTAATATTGCAGAGCTTGAGGAGCAGCTTGAGAATGTTCAGAAGTCTATTGATAAACTGGTCATGTCTCTTCCAAGCAATGCAGAACAAGCGTGTAATGCTGAAACATCTTTGAAGACTAAAAATCATTCCAAAAAGAAAAAGCTGCTTCCTTTATCATTAAACAACACAGCAAACCGGCAGAACTTCATAAAATCTCCATGTTCGCCATTATCATCTACAAGGCAAGTATTTGGGTCTGAGACAGAAAATAGAGCTCCAGAAAATGACGACAACTGTTCCAATGAAATTTCATTAGTTTCGGAAAAAGATGCTCCACTAAAGAGTGAGGATACATCACCACCATCCTCACTAAAGAGTGAGGATGGTGGTGATGTATCATCAAAGGAAGCTACTCCATATCGCCGTACAAGTTCTGTTAACATGAAGAAAATGCAAAAGATGTTTCAAAATGCAGCCGAAGAGAATGTTAGAAGTATTAGACAATATGTAACAGAGCTCAAAGAACGTGTTGCCAAGCTGCAATACCAAAAGCAATTACTTGTTTGCCAG GTGCTTGAGCTGGAGGCAAATGAAGCAGCAGGGTATGATTTGGAGAATGATGAAACCATGACGCCTCAAGTACAAGTGGAATCTCCAATATCATGGACTGCAACTTTCAGGGAACAAAGACAGCAGATCATTGAGCTGTGGGACGTTTGTTTTGTCTCTATAATTCATAGGACTCAGTTCTACTTGTTATTTAAAGGTGACCCTTCTGATCAAATATACTTGGAAGTAGAGCTCAGGCGACTAAATTGGCTGCAGCAGCATTTGGCTGAAATTGGTAACGCAACCCCAGCTCATACAGGAGATGAGCCCACAATCTCAATATCTTCAAG TCTTAAAGCATTGAGGCGCGAAAGAGAATTTCTTGCAAAGAGATTATCTGCTCTTCtgagtatggaagaaagagaagCTTTATACATAAAATGGGAAGTTCCGTTAGAAGGGAAGCAGAGGAGAATGCAGTTCATTAACAAGCTTTGGACAAATCCACATGATTCCAAGAATGTACAGGAGAGTGCTGACATAGTTGCAAACCTTGTAGGTTTACGTCAGAGTGGTAACTTGTCCAAGGAGATGTTTGAGCTTAACTTTGTGCTTCCAACAGACAAAAGACCATGGATCATGGGCTGGTCCAACCCGATCTCAAACCTTCTCCATTTGTGA